Proteins from a single region of Candidatus Thorarchaeota archaeon:
- a CDS encoding NTP transferase domain-containing protein, which translates to MTAGRGKRLRPLTASRSKSMLMIAGRPVLQYIIDSLKANGIKDIIIVLGHGREQIVDHFQHGGDQEVQIGYVLQHEQKGVEHAMLTAAPELEDEDEFLLVNGDVLVEDEMVSRTLNNHENMNADITMLVTLVSNPTQFGTVKMGRNGRVEKLVEKGGPERYVSNYAVAGVSVFTSEIFDMLREHETMENAIGKMIKNERRIVSTVWEKEWAEFTWPWDILKANRIVMDRKLKGRGSFIAESVEVGKNVVIEGPVYIDEDAIIRPGTTLRGPLYIGKRVHIGNNSLIRDYSCLCDDVHIGYSVEIRNSMVFEKVNVGRMTYVADSMVGAKSCIEAGAQLWNWRPGSEPFYFENDDERIEVPLSKIGGIIGDNVVIGVNASLYPAVKIGEESMISPGCVIDRNIPPRKNVSVKQKLIISDRKDETS; encoded by the coding sequence TTGACAGCAGGAAGAGGAAAAAGACTCAGGCCGTTGACCGCTAGTAGATCCAAGTCAATGCTGATGATTGCCGGTCGTCCTGTACTACAGTATATCATTGATAGCCTCAAGGCTAATGGAATCAAAGATATCATCATTGTCCTTGGGCATGGCAGGGAACAGATTGTAGATCATTTTCAACACGGCGGGGATCAAGAAGTTCAGATTGGATATGTTCTGCAGCACGAACAAAAAGGTGTAGAGCATGCAATGCTAACGGCCGCTCCTGAATTAGAGGATGAAGATGAGTTCCTACTTGTGAATGGAGACGTTCTCGTAGAAGATGAAATGGTGTCACGGACACTCAACAATCACGAGAACATGAATGCGGATATCACGATGCTGGTGACACTGGTATCCAACCCTACACAGTTTGGCACGGTCAAAATGGGACGGAATGGACGTGTTGAAAAACTGGTCGAAAAAGGTGGTCCTGAGCGATATGTTAGCAACTACGCCGTTGCGGGTGTCTCTGTGTTCACGAGCGAAATCTTCGATATGCTACGAGAACATGAAACGATGGAAAACGCCATTGGCAAGATGATCAAAAACGAAAGGCGAATCGTTAGTACTGTCTGGGAGAAGGAATGGGCTGAATTTACTTGGCCATGGGACATTCTGAAAGCAAACAGAATTGTAATGGACCGTAAGTTGAAAGGACGAGGCAGTTTCATCGCTGAATCTGTTGAAGTTGGCAAGAACGTTGTTATTGAAGGCCCCGTGTACATAGATGAGGATGCAATTATCCGCCCTGGTACAACGCTCAGAGGCCCACTTTATATTGGTAAGAGAGTACATATTGGAAATAATTCCTTGATACGAGATTACTCTTGTCTGTGTGATGATGTTCACATCGGATATTCTGTTGAAATCCGAAACTCCATGGTTTTCGAGAAGGTAAATGTCGGCAGAATGACATACGTAGCAGACTCGATGGTAGGTGCCAAGAGCTGCATAGAAGCAGGAGCACAGTTGTGGAACTGGAGACCCGGATCGGAGCCATTCTATTTTGAAAATGACGATGAGAGAATTGAGGTACCTTTAAGCAAAATCGGTGGTATCATTGGAGATAACGTGGTGATTGGTGTGAATGCGTCTCTTTACCCTGCTGTAAAGAT